The Pedosphaera parvula Ellin514 genome has a segment encoding these proteins:
- a CDS encoding translation initiation factor — MSKKQKIDLTPTGQGLNNPFASLNVGGELPPGPADKPAPTQNSEPPKPSKYGRVVLRKEKAHRGGKTVIVIYDFAPNISLKYIESLAGKLKAACGCGGTTKERTIEIQGDQPGRIRTLLEEEGFRVAGVS; from the coding sequence ATGTCCAAAAAGCAGAAGATTGATCTGACGCCAACCGGGCAGGGATTGAATAATCCTTTCGCGTCGTTAAATGTCGGCGGGGAATTGCCACCCGGACCGGCGGATAAACCGGCTCCGACTCAGAATTCGGAGCCGCCCAAGCCCTCGAAATATGGCCGGGTGGTGCTGCGCAAGGAAAAGGCCCATCGCGGTGGGAAAACGGTGATTGTCATCTACGATTTCGCGCCGAATATCAGTTTGAAATACATCGAATCGCTGGCTGGCAAGCTGAAGGCAGCCTGCGGTTGTGGCGGAACCACCAAGGAGCGCACCATCGAAATACAGGGCGATCAACCCGGTCGCATCCGGACGTTGCTGGAAGAGGAAGGTTTTCGAGTTGCAGGAGTCTCCTGA
- a CDS encoding response regulator: MTETKTNCSHPVKNSGALIYVVDDEPMLLELATVILEPQGHNIKSFRDPEVALQTYAKANPKPAVLITDYAMHTMNGMELIEQFRRIDPNQKILLVSGTVGEDIFQNAPAKPDHFLAKPYQASELIDVVASLLKQQPR; the protein is encoded by the coding sequence ATGACTGAAACTAAAACGAACTGCTCCCACCCTGTCAAAAATTCCGGGGCCCTGATCTATGTGGTGGATGATGAGCCAATGTTGTTGGAATTGGCAACTGTCATTCTCGAACCGCAGGGTCATAATATAAAATCATTCCGCGATCCGGAAGTCGCCCTGCAAACCTACGCCAAAGCCAATCCCAAGCCGGCCGTGTTGATCACCGATTATGCCATGCACACCATGAATGGCATGGAATTGATCGAGCAGTTTCGGCGCATTGATCCAAACCAGAAAATCCTCCTGGTCAGCGGCACTGTAGGCGAAGACATCTTCCAAAACGCCCCGGCCAAACCTGACCACTTTTTGGCCAAGCCTTACCAGGCATCTGAATTGATTGACGTGGTGGCGTCATTGCTCAAGCAACAGCCACGCTAG
- a CDS encoding glycoside hydrolase family 57 protein encodes MQGYLSLVLHAHLPFVRHPEYDKFLEENWLFEAITETYIPLIQVMDGWLRDGMDTRLTMTLSPTLCSMLLDPLLQDRYLGHLDSLIELAEKEALRTHWDDSLRPLAQMYQRRFIGIRDTYFSYGRNLVGAFRKFQEQGKLEIITSAATHALLPLMANHPQSIRAQILVARDHYRSCFGCDPRGIWLPECAYVEGVENVLQEANIRWFVIDTHGILHARPRPRYGVFAPIFTPNCIAAFGRDLESARQVWSKHEGYPGDVRYRDFYRDIGFDLDFDYVRPHLPDPNQRGFTGIKYHRISGDAPEKQAYDRDAALSMAAEHAGHFLGERIRQVQHLASIMDRPPILISPYDAELFGHWWYEGPEFLNYVVRKAYYDQKVFDLVTPHQYLCKHPTQQVATPSASSWGSEGYWNVWLNETNEWIYPHLHIAQERMTELARRYPQANGITLRALKQAGRELLLAQASDWPFIMRTGTSPDYAKKRVKDHILRFIALHEQLTTTSIDEAWLSKIEFMDNIFPDIDYRYWA; translated from the coding sequence ATGCAAGGTTATCTTTCTTTGGTTCTCCACGCGCATCTGCCGTTCGTGCGTCATCCCGAATACGACAAGTTTCTCGAGGAGAACTGGCTTTTCGAGGCAATCACCGAGACCTACATCCCCTTGATCCAGGTAATGGATGGCTGGTTGCGTGATGGCATGGATACTCGCTTGACCATGACTTTGTCGCCCACGCTCTGCTCCATGCTGCTCGATCCTTTATTGCAGGACCGCTATCTGGGGCATTTGGATTCCCTTATCGAACTGGCGGAGAAGGAGGCCTTGCGCACCCACTGGGACGATTCCTTGCGTCCGCTGGCGCAGATGTATCAGCGGCGCTTCATAGGCATACGAGACACTTACTTTTCCTATGGGCGCAACCTCGTGGGCGCTTTCCGCAAGTTCCAGGAGCAGGGCAAGCTGGAGATTATAACATCGGCGGCCACCCATGCGTTGCTGCCGTTGATGGCCAATCATCCGCAATCCATTCGCGCACAAATTCTGGTGGCGCGTGATCATTACCGCAGTTGTTTCGGTTGCGACCCGCGCGGCATCTGGTTGCCGGAATGTGCCTACGTCGAAGGGGTGGAAAACGTTTTGCAGGAGGCAAACATCCGTTGGTTTGTCATCGACACCCACGGAATTTTGCATGCCCGCCCGCGCCCGCGATACGGAGTTTTTGCGCCCATCTTCACTCCCAACTGCATTGCCGCATTTGGCCGTGATCTTGAATCCGCCAGGCAGGTCTGGAGTAAACACGAAGGTTATCCCGGTGATGTGCGCTACCGGGATTTCTATCGTGATATCGGCTTTGATCTCGATTTTGATTATGTGAGGCCGCACCTGCCTGACCCAAACCAACGCGGCTTTACCGGCATCAAGTATCATCGCATCTCGGGTGATGCGCCGGAAAAGCAGGCTTATGACCGCGATGCTGCCCTGAGCATGGCTGCCGAACATGCAGGGCACTTCCTGGGAGAACGCATCAGGCAGGTACAGCACCTGGCATCGATCATGGATCGTCCTCCCATCCTCATCTCGCCTTACGACGCGGAGTTATTTGGCCATTGGTGGTATGAAGGTCCCGAGTTTCTGAATTACGTTGTGCGCAAGGCATATTACGACCAGAAGGTTTTTGATTTGGTCACGCCCCATCAGTACTTGTGCAAGCATCCCACCCAGCAGGTGGCAACACCCAGCGCGTCGAGTTGGGGCTCTGAAGGTTATTGGAATGTTTGGCTGAACGAAACCAATGAATGGATTTATCCCCATTTGCATATTGCACAGGAGCGAATGACAGAACTGGCACGCCGATACCCACAAGCGAATGGCATCACCTTGCGGGCGCTGAAGCAGGCTGGGCGCGAGTTATTGCTGGCGCAAGCGAGTGACTGGCCATTTATCATGCGTACGGGCACGAGCCCGGATTACGCAAAGAAGCGGGTGAAGGATCATATTCTGCGGTTCATTGCGTTGCACGAGCAACTCACAACAACCAGCATCGACGAAGCGTGGCTCTCGAAAATAGAGTTTATGGACAATATCTTTCCGGATATCGATTATCGCTACTGGGCTTGA
- a CDS encoding DUF4912 domain-containing protein produces the protein MKSDKSSFKKVVKKVTKSIQERSAAVASKLKATGKVKTAAPEKVAAATSKEKEKAKSVAKPKTAAKTPPPVPIPENEKPPVLAKLKKKVAAKKALKIPAILLEGDQPTIPAPTGPGQRYALGPVPPPVHLGGVETAGELPEAYGTQQLLLAARDPHWLYARWDLTREQQRKYNALSVDRHLIVKVFMEAIKGEPISIVHVHPESNHWFVPVEQAGKKYLAQLGYFQPDGKWVTISTSGATLTPPDTMSEDVTAQFATIPIDIPFTQLVEMAKEAVRLNVPLTEVVRQLKASGYQIPMQEGTVPVMKWTAEQERALSAIITMDKVRRVWMGSLEITELIRRQLQQEISSMGVMQLGQPTSPVGAITSVSSPFGGVQRGQKSFWFNVNAELIIYGATEPDATVTIGGRRIKLRPDGSFSYRFALPDGKYNLPAMAISADQTDGRAADLSFGRSTAYRGEVGKHPQDPALKPPLVENVS, from the coding sequence ATGAAATCCGACAAATCATCCTTTAAAAAGGTCGTAAAAAAGGTCACAAAATCGATTCAGGAACGCAGCGCGGCGGTGGCCAGCAAACTGAAGGCCACGGGTAAGGTCAAGACAGCCGCCCCGGAGAAAGTTGCGGCTGCCACATCGAAAGAGAAAGAGAAGGCCAAGTCAGTTGCCAAGCCCAAGACCGCAGCTAAAACACCTCCTCCAGTTCCCATTCCTGAGAATGAGAAGCCGCCCGTCCTGGCAAAACTGAAAAAGAAAGTTGCGGCCAAAAAGGCTTTAAAAATACCTGCGATTCTCCTCGAAGGGGATCAACCCACCATTCCCGCGCCCACCGGGCCAGGCCAGCGCTATGCCTTGGGGCCGGTCCCGCCGCCAGTGCATCTGGGCGGAGTGGAAACAGCCGGTGAATTGCCCGAGGCCTATGGCACCCAGCAATTGCTGCTGGCCGCCCGCGATCCCCACTGGCTCTATGCCCGGTGGGATCTGACTCGTGAACAGCAGCGCAAATACAATGCACTTTCCGTGGATCGACACCTCATCGTAAAGGTTTTCATGGAGGCAATCAAAGGTGAGCCAATCTCCATCGTCCATGTCCATCCTGAATCGAATCATTGGTTCGTCCCGGTGGAGCAGGCGGGAAAAAAATACCTGGCGCAGTTGGGATATTTTCAGCCGGACGGCAAATGGGTGACGATCTCCACTTCGGGAGCCACTTTGACTCCGCCGGACACCATGTCCGAGGATGTCACGGCCCAGTTCGCAACCATTCCCATTGATATTCCCTTCACCCAGTTGGTCGAAATGGCCAAAGAAGCGGTGCGCCTGAATGTGCCGCTGACTGAAGTCGTGCGACAACTCAAGGCGAGCGGTTATCAGATACCAATGCAGGAGGGCACTGTTCCAGTGATGAAGTGGACTGCTGAGCAGGAGCGTGCGTTGTCGGCCATCATCACCATGGACAAGGTTCGTCGCGTGTGGATGGGCTCGCTAGAAATCACCGAATTGATTCGCCGACAACTGCAACAGGAGATCTCTTCGATGGGCGTGATGCAACTCGGACAACCCACATCGCCGGTGGGGGCGATCACGAGCGTTTCCAGTCCATTTGGCGGCGTCCAGCGGGGTCAGAAGAGTTTCTGGTTCAACGTGAATGCGGAACTCATCATTTATGGCGCCACCGAGCCGGATGCGACAGTAACGATTGGAGGGCGCAGGATTAAACTGCGTCCGGACGGTTCGTTTAGCTACCGATTCGCATTGCCGGACGGCAAATATAATCTTCCTGCCATGGCGATTTCTGCCGACCAAACCGATGGCCGCGCGGCTGATCTGAGTTTTGGTCGCTCGACCGCCTATCGTGGTGAGGTCGGAAAACATCCTCAAGACCCGGCGCTGAAACCGCCGCTGGTTGAAAACGTGAGCTAA
- a CDS encoding YhbY family RNA-binding protein — MQTPLSNAELRKLKARAQLMEPILKVGKAGLSEAFLKSVDEALAHHELVKIKFADFKEEKKTLSPQLAEKTSSHLVMRVGNVVVLYRKKAEATKAEEGAVSNPS; from the coding sequence GTGCAGACGCCATTATCCAACGCCGAGTTACGAAAACTGAAGGCCCGGGCTCAATTGATGGAGCCGATTCTCAAAGTCGGCAAAGCCGGCTTGAGTGAAGCCTTTTTAAAGAGCGTGGATGAAGCCCTGGCTCATCACGAGTTGGTTAAAATCAAATTTGCTGACTTCAAGGAGGAGAAAAAGACCCTCTCCCCCCAATTGGCCGAGAAGACTTCCAGCCATCTGGTCATGCGCGTTGGGAACGTAGTGGTCCTTTACCGCAAAAAGGCTGAGGCGACCAAGGCGGAAGAAGGCGCGGTTTCCAATCCCTCCTGA